In Rhodamnia argentea isolate NSW1041297 chromosome 4, ASM2092103v1, whole genome shotgun sequence, the following proteins share a genomic window:
- the LOC115736230 gene encoding NADP-dependent glyceraldehyde-3-phosphate dehydrogenase isoform X2 encodes MAGAGAFAEILDGEAYKYYSDGEWKKSASGKTVNIVNPSTRKTHYKVQACTQEEVNKVMEIAKSAQKAWAKTPLWKRAELLHKAAALLKEHKSPIAECLVKEIAKPAKDSVTEVVRSGDLISYCAEEGVRILGQGTFLVSDSFPGNERTKYCLTSKVPLGVVLAIPPFNYPVNLAVSKIAPALIAGNSLVLKPPTQGAVSCLHMVHCFHLAGFPKGLISCVTGKGSEIGDFLTMHPGVNCISFTGGDTGIAISKKAGMIPLQMELGGKDACIVLEDADLDLAAANIVKGGFSYSGQRCTAVKVVLVMDSVADSLVQKVNAKVAKLTVGPPEENCDITPVVSESSSNFIEGLVMDAKEKGATFCQPYKREGNLIWPLLLDNVRPDMRIAWEEPFGPILPVIRINSVEEGINHCNASNFGLQGCVFTRDINKAMLISDAMETGSVQINSAPARGPDHFPFQGLKDSGIGSQGVTNSINMMTKVKSTVINLPGPSYTMG; translated from the exons ATGGCGGGGGCCGGGGCTTTTGCAGAGATCTTGGATGGAGAAGCGTACAAGTACTACTCCGATGGGGAGTGGAAGAAGTCCGCCTCCGGCAAGACCGTCAACATTGTCAACCCCTCCACCCGCAAGACCCACTACAAAGTCCAAG CTTGTACACAAGAGGAAGTGAACAAGGTGATGGAAATAGCCAAGAGCGCTCAGAAAGCCTGGGCAAAGACTCCACTCTGGAAGAGGGCTGAGCTCCTTCACAAGGCCGCCGCACTCCTCAAGGAGCACAAGTCTCCCATCGCCGAGTGCCTTGTCAAGGAAATTGCTAAACCGGCCAAAGATTCGGTCACCGAG GTTGTGAGGTCCGGTGATCTGATCTCGTATTGCGCCGAGGAAGGAGTGAGAATCCTGGGACAGGGGACGTTCCTGGTGTCCGATAGTTTCCCTGGAAATGAGAGGACCAAGTACTGCCTCACTTCTAAGGTC CCGCTCGGTGTAGTGCTAGCCATTCCGCCGTTTAATTACCCAGTTAACCTGGCCGTCTCAAAGATTGCCCCTGCTCTGATTGCCGGAAACTCTCTTGTTCTGAAGCCTCCCACCCAG GGTGCTGTTTCTTGCCTTCACATGGTGCATTGCTTTCATTTAGCTGGTTTTCCCAAAGGCCTCATCAGTTGCGTCACCGGAAAAGGGTCTGAAATCGGTGACTTCCTCACTATGCATCCCGGGGTGAACTGCATAAG TTTCACTGGAGGAGACACGGGAATCGCCATCTCAAAGAAGGCCGGCATGATTCCTCTCCAGATGGAGTTGGGTGGGAAGGATGCTTGCATCGTGCTCGAAGATGCCGACCTCGACTTGGCCGCTGCCAACATTGTGAAAGGAGGCTTTTCATACAG CGGCCAAAGATGCACAGCGGTGAAAGTTGTCCTGGTGATGGACTCTGTTGCCGACTCCTTGGTTCAAAAGGTGAATGCCAAAGTGGCAAAACTAACCGTGGGGCCGCCCGAGGAGAACTGCGACATAACGCCGGTGGTCTCGGAATCGTCCTCCAATTTCATCGAGGGGCTGGTGATGGATGCCAAGGAGAAGGGCGCGACCTTCTGCCAGCCATACAAGAGAGAAGGCAACCTCATATGGCCATTGCTGTTGGATAACGTCAGGCCCGACATGAGGATCGCGTGGGAGGAGCCGTTCGGGCCAATCCTGCCTGTCATCAGGATCAATTCTGTTGAAGAAGGGATCAACCATTGTAATGCCAGCAATTTCGGCCTGCAG GGTTGCGTCTTTACACGCGACATCAACAAGGCGATGTTGATCAGCGACGCGATGGAGACCGGCTCGGTCCAAATTAACTCCGCCCCGGCTCGAGGGCCCGACCATTTCCCTTTCCAG GGTTTGAAGGACAGTGGAATAGGTTCACAAGGAGTCACAAACAGCATCAACATGATGACTAAGGTCAAGAGCACTGTCATCAACCTGCCTGGCCCTTCCTACACAATGGGCTAA
- the LOC115736230 gene encoding NADP-dependent glyceraldehyde-3-phosphate dehydrogenase isoform X1, giving the protein MAGAGAFAEILDGEAYKYYSDGEWKKSASGKTVNIVNPSTRKTHYKVQACTQEEVNKVMEIAKSAQKAWAKTPLWKRAELLHKAAALLKEHKSPIAECLVKEIAKPAKDSVTEVVRSGDLISYCAEEGVRILGQGTFLVSDSFPGNERTKYCLTSKIPLGVVLAIPPFNYPVNLAVSKIAPALIAGNSLVLKPPTQGAVSCLHMVHCFHLAGFPKGLISCVTGKGSEIGDFLTMHPGVNCISFTGGDTGIAISKKAGMIPLQMELGGKDACIVLEDADLDLAAANIVKGGFSYSGQRCTAVKVVLVMDSVADSLVQKVNAKVAKLTVGPPEENCDITPVVSESSSNFIEGLVMDAKEKGATFCQPYKREGNLIWPLLLDNVRPDMRIAWEEPFGPILPVIRINSVEEGINHCNASNFGLQGCVFTRDINKAMLISDAMETGSVQINSAPARGPDHFPFQGLKDSGIGSQGVTNSINMMTKVKSTVINLPGPSYTMG; this is encoded by the exons ATGGCGGGGGCCGGGGCTTTTGCAGAGATCTTGGATGGAGAAGCGTACAAGTACTACTCCGATGGGGAGTGGAAGAAGTCCGCCTCCGGCAAGACCGTCAACATTGTCAACCCCTCCACCCGCAAGACCCACTACAAAGTCCAAG CTTGTACACAAGAGGAAGTGAACAAGGTGATGGAAATAGCCAAGAGCGCTCAGAAAGCCTGGGCAAAGACTCCACTCTGGAAGAGGGCTGAGCTCCTTCACAAGGCCGCCGCACTCCTCAAGGAGCACAAGTCTCCCATCGCCGAGTGCCTTGTCAAGGAAATTGCTAAACCGGCCAAAGATTCGGTCACCGAG GTTGTGAGGTCCGGTGATCTGATCTCGTATTGCGCCGAGGAAGGAGTGAGAATCCTGGGACAGGGGACGTTCCTGGTGTCCGATAGTTTCCCTGGAAATGAGAGGACCAAGTACTGCCTCACTTCTAAG ATTCCGCTCGGTGTAGTGCTAGCCATTCCGCCGTTTAATTACCCAGTTAACCTGGCCGTCTCAAAGATTGCCCCTGCTCTGATTGCCGGAAACTCTCTTGTTCTGAAGCCTCCCACCCAG GGTGCTGTTTCTTGCCTTCACATGGTGCATTGCTTTCATTTAGCTGGTTTTCCCAAAGGCCTCATCAGTTGCGTCACCGGAAAAGGGTCTGAAATCGGTGACTTCCTCACTATGCATCCCGGGGTGAACTGCATAAG TTTCACTGGAGGAGACACGGGAATCGCCATCTCAAAGAAGGCCGGCATGATTCCTCTCCAGATGGAGTTGGGTGGGAAGGATGCTTGCATCGTGCTCGAAGATGCCGACCTCGACTTGGCCGCTGCCAACATTGTGAAAGGAGGCTTTTCATACAG CGGCCAAAGATGCACAGCGGTGAAAGTTGTCCTGGTGATGGACTCTGTTGCCGACTCCTTGGTTCAAAAGGTGAATGCCAAAGTGGCAAAACTAACCGTGGGGCCGCCCGAGGAGAACTGCGACATAACGCCGGTGGTCTCGGAATCGTCCTCCAATTTCATCGAGGGGCTGGTGATGGATGCCAAGGAGAAGGGCGCGACCTTCTGCCAGCCATACAAGAGAGAAGGCAACCTCATATGGCCATTGCTGTTGGATAACGTCAGGCCCGACATGAGGATCGCGTGGGAGGAGCCGTTCGGGCCAATCCTGCCTGTCATCAGGATCAATTCTGTTGAAGAAGGGATCAACCATTGTAATGCCAGCAATTTCGGCCTGCAG GGTTGCGTCTTTACACGCGACATCAACAAGGCGATGTTGATCAGCGACGCGATGGAGACCGGCTCGGTCCAAATTAACTCCGCCCCGGCTCGAGGGCCCGACCATTTCCCTTTCCAG GGTTTGAAGGACAGTGGAATAGGTTCACAAGGAGTCACAAACAGCATCAACATGATGACTAAGGTCAAGAGCACTGTCATCAACCTGCCTGGCCCTTCCTACACAATGGGCTAA
- the LOC115736232 gene encoding replication termination factor 2 has translation MQLRSQEPLQIFLQSHDLHIPTRALTLTPTPSYTLRHLKRSLFPAADSPDLYFTLNGKPLQDSTPIVGSGVSPLSTLVLRCRLRGGGGDGGATGAESRDCYLNMYAVKKPDKVDPNEQRLSRWMNCALSCEPLREPCVVDKLGNIFNKQALVEALLGKKLPREFGYIKGLKDMVKIKLTEIPGLEDDVSGGGGARYQCPITGLEFNGKYKFFTLRTCGHVLSAKALKEVKSSSCLVCHEEFSELDKIAINGSEEEVAVLRERLEEERVKLRDKKAKKVKNGEVVACGEETTQLIGAKRGIDVNHVEKASVKVDENGKVKNGGVGVKGATSDAAKRFKAADMVPRNATKEVYASIFTSSKKGGFKETYSCRSLPLGRN, from the coding sequence ATGCAGCTCAGATCTCAGGAACCCCTCCAAATCTTCCTTCAATCGCACGATCTTCACATCCCTACTCGAGCCCTAACCCTAACCCCGACGCCCTCCTACACTCTCCGCCACCTGAAGCGCTCCCTCTTCCCCGCCGCCGATTCGCCTGATCTCTACTTTACGCTGAACGGGAAGCCTCTCCAGGATTCGACCCCGATCGTGGGTTCCGGAGTTTCGCCGCTTTCGACCCTGGTTTTGCGATGCAGGCTccgaggcggcggcggcgatggcggcgCGACGGGGGCGGAGTCGCGCGACTGCTACTTGAACATGTACGCTGTGAAGAAGCCCGATAAGGTAGACCCTAACGAGCAGAGGCTCTCGAGATGGATGAATTGCGCCTTGTCCTGCGAGCCCTTGAGGGAGCCCTGCGTTGTGGACAAACTGGGGAATATCTTCAATAAGCAAGCTCTGGTTGAGGCTCTTCTGGGCAAGAAATTGCCGCGGGAGTTCGGGTACATAAAGGGTCTCAAGGATATGGTCAAGATTAAGCTTACGGAGATTCCGGGGCTAGAGGATGATGTCAGTGGGGGTGGGGGCGCGCGGTACCAGTGCCCGATCACCGGTCTTGAGTTCAATGGGAAGTACAAGTTTTTCACATTGAGGACTTGCGGCCATGTGTTGAGCGCCAAGGCGTTGAAGGAGGTGAAGTCGTCTTCTTGTTTGGTGTGTCATGAGGAGTTCAGTGAATTGGACAAGATTGCGATCAATGGGAGCGAGGAAGAGGTGGCGGTCCTGAGGGAGAGATTGGAGGAGGAGAGGGTGAAATTGAGAGATAAGAAGGcgaagaaggtgaagaatggTGAGGTGGTTGCTTGTGGAGAAGAAACTACTCAGTTAATTGGTGCTAAACGCGGCATTGATGTAAACCATGTTGAGAAAGCCTCTGTTAAAGTTGATGAAAATGGGAAAGTGAAAAATGGCGGAGTAGGAGTGAAGGGTGCGACTTCTGATGCAGCGAAGAGGTTTAAGGCGGCAGATATGGTCCCCCGTAATGCTACAAAGGAAGTTTACGCATCCATTTTTACGTCTTCCAAGAAAGGTGGCTTCAAAGAGACGTATTCTTGCAGATCCCTTCCGCTTGGTAGGAATTAG
- the LOC115736233 gene encoding probable CCR4-associated factor 1 homolog 7 yields the protein MSILPKSDSVEIRDVWDYNLEDEFSLIREIVDDYPYIAMDTEFPGMVLRPVGNFKSSSEYNYQTLKANVDLLKLIQLGLTFADEKGNLPTCGTDKYYVWQFNFREFNLNEDVYAHDSIDLLSQSGINFKKNNEVGIDANRFSELLMSSGIVLNDSVHWVTFHSGYDFGYLLKVLTCQSLPSTQSGFFDLIKMYFPVLYDIKHLMKFCNSLHGGLNKVAELLEVERVGVCHQAGSDSLLTCCTFMKLKENFFNGSPEKYAGVLYGLGVENGQNGY from the coding sequence ATGTCCATTTTGCCGAAAAGCGATTCTGTTGAGATTAGGGATGTTTGGGATTACAATCTGGAGGACGAGTTTTCCTTGATTCGTGAGATTGTAGATGATTATCCCTACATTGCGATGGACACAGAGTTCCCCGGGATGGTACTTCGCCCTGTTGGAAATTTTAAGAGCAGCTCGGAGTATAATTACCAGACCCTTAAGGCCAATGTTGATCTTTTGAAGCTAATCCAGTTGGGCCTGACCTTTGCGGATGAGAAGGGGAATCTCCCGACCTGCGGAACCGATAAATACTATGTGTGGCAATTCAATTTCCGCGAGTTTAATTTAAATGAGGATGTTTATGCGCACGACTCAATTGACTTGTTGTCTCAAAGTGGGATCAACTTTAAGAAGAACAACGAGGTGGGCATCGATGCTAACCGCTTCAGCGAGCTATTGATGTCGTCTGGGATAGTGTTGAATGATAGTGTTCACTGGGTCACATTCCACAGCGGGTATGACTTCGGGTACTTGCTTAAGGTGTTAACCTGCCAGAGTCTGCCGAGTACACAGTCCGGGTTCTTTGATCTGATTAAGATGTACTTCCCCGTGCTTTACGATATCAAGCATTTGATGAAGTTTTGCAATAGCCTTCATGGGGGTTTGAATAAGGTTGCTGAGTTGTTGGAAGTGGAACGGGTTGGTGTATGTCATCAAGCAGGTTCTGATAGTTTGCTCACTTGCTGTACTTTCATGAAACTGAAGGAGAATTTCTTTAATGGCTCGCCTGAGAAGTATGCTGGGGTTTTGTATGGACTTGGTGTTGAGAATGGACAGAATGGCTACTga